ATGTTGCCCGGAGCAAGACATGGGAGTGATTGATTGCCCATAAGCACAAAAAACCGCCCGTGAGCCTTCGCTCAGGGGCGGTTTTTTCATAAACGGACGGCAATCAGAGATTGCTGTCCAGGAAGGCGGCCAACTGGGATTTGGACAACGCGCCTACCTTGGTAGCGTCGACGTTGCCGTTCTTGAACAGCATCAGCGTCGGGATACCACGAATATTGAATTTCGGCGGAGTCTGTTCGTTTTCGTCGATGTTCAGCTTGCAGATTTTCAGTTTGCCATCGTATTCGTCGGCAATTTCTTCCAGTACCGGGGCAATCATCTTGCAGGGACCGCACCATTCCGCCCAGTAATCTACCAGTACCGGTACGTCGGACTGCAGCACGTCCTGCTCAAAAGAAGCGTCGGTTACGTTTACGATATTTCCGCTCATTACGTTTTCCTGATTCACGCGCCCCGCGTCGTGCCAGCATGTTTGTCGTACTACTGCCGGAGCGCTGTTGACTGTCGCTGAAGAGACGCTATTGTTTCAGAAGCAACTCTTCACCCTCATCACGATACGCAATACTTTACGCGATTGATCAGCCGGATGTGAAGCAGTACATCCATCGGTATTAATCCTTAACAGGCTGATTCCTGTCAGGGTCGCTGGTTGTGCATTACTGACAGGCCCGAGGAATTTCGCTTATAGTAGCCGGCAAGTTCATCTCATAAGGATTTCGACCAACGTGACGGCCGCATCCACCGCCGAGAACGGTATACCTTCATCGGACGTTCTGGCAGCCATCGACATGGGTTCCAACAGCTTCCACATGGTGGTTGCCCGACTGGTCCATGGAGAAATCCGCACCCTCGAAAAGATGGGGGAGAAAGTTCAGCTCGGCGCCGGACTGGATCAGTTCAACCGCCTGACTGACGAGGCACAGGAACGTGCCCTGGCCTGCCTGAGCCGATTCGCCCAACGCCTCAACGGCATGCCTTTGGAAGCGGTACAGATTGTTGGCACCAATGCCCTCCGAGTTGCTCGCAATGCCTCGGAGTTCATGGCCCGGGCCGAGGAGGTTCTGGGGTATCCGGTGGAGATCATCGCCGGTCGGGAAGAAGCTCGCCTGATCTACCTTGGCGTTTCCCATACGCTGTCTGACGATATCGGCCGCCGACTTGTCATTGATATCGGTGGCGGCAGCACCGAGTTCATTATTGGCCAGCGTTTCGAGCCTCAGGTTCTGGAGAGCCTGCACATGGGCTGCGTGTCGTTCCGCAATTGCTACTTCCCCGATGGCAAGATTACCCGCCGGCAGATGGACAAAGCGATCACCCATGCCGAGCAGGAACTTCTGAACATCCGACAGCACTATCGGTCCGTGGGCTGGCAGAGTGCCGTCGGCTCTTCAGGCTCCATCAAGGCCATCGCCAGTGTTCTAGCCAGTCTGAAAATTACCGATGGCACAATCACACTGCAAGGCATGCAAGAGCTGCGCAAGCGGCTGGTTGATATGGGAAAAATCGAAAAACTCGGGGAACTGGGTGTGCGTTCCGACCGCCAGAGCATTTTCCCGGCCGGTTTCGCCATCCTGATGGGGGCTTTCCAGTCCCTGGGCATTCAGGAAATGGATTTTGCCGATGGCGCCCTGCGCGAGGGCCTGCTCTATGACATCGCCGGTAGAATCCGGCACGAAGATGTGCGTGAGCGGACCATTTTCGCCCTACAGGAACGCTACCACGTGGATCAGGAGCACGGGGCGGCGGTGGAAGCCACCGCAGTTGCAGCGTGGCAACAGGTCGCGGACGCCTGGGGGCTTCGAACCGTCAGTGACGAAGAAGTCCTGCGGTGGGCCTGCCGCCTCCACGAGATTGGCCTGACCATTTCCCATAGCCAATACCACAAGCACGGCGCCTACCTGCTACGTTATTCTGACCTGCCCGGCTTCAGCCAGCAGTTTCAGCGGGACCTGGCCACCCTGGTAAGGGGCCATCGACGCAAGTTCTCAGCGGCCATCTTTGATGGCGCGGACCCGGAAGACAAAACGCGCCTTCGCTACCTCTGCGTCCTGCTGAGACTGGCAGTGCTCATCCAGCATCCACGCAACATGGAGCTGCCGCCGGACTTCAATCTTCAGGCCCAAAACCGGAAGCTGACAGTGGCGTTCTCGGAAGGCTGGCTTGATGACCGCCCGTTGACGCTTGCCGACCTGGAAAACGAGCGAGAGTACCTGGCCAAACAGGATATTGAACTGGAAATTGTGGGAGTTTGACGGGCGGCTACCCCGCCAGCTCCGCCTCCATGGACTCCACTGTCTCGCTCACTTCCAGCCATTCCGCTTCAACGTCTTCCAGACGGCCTTTGGCCTCGGCCTGTTTGCCCAACAGTTCCTGTAACCTGGCCTTGCCGTTCGCTTCGTACAGTGCCGGGTCGGAAAGGTCGGACTCCATCGCCTTCAGGGACTGCTGGAGGGTATCCATTTTCTGCTCCAGCACCGTCTGCTTCTTTCGGTAAGGGCTAAGCTTCTGGCGCAGCGCAGCTTCCGAGCGCTTACGGGCCTTGCGGTCCTCGGCACTCTCGCCGACCGCCGCCAAAGACTCCTGCGCAGCGTCCCCATCCTCCGGACCAACTGCAACCTGGCGCCGGGGCGCCTCGGTGTCGTCCTTGCGACGGTCGGCAAGCCAGCGTTCGTAATCTTCGAGATCGCCCTCGTACTCGGAAACCCGGCCATCATTCACCAGCCAGAATTCATCAACAGTATTCCGCAGCAAGTGGCGATCGTGAGAGACAACCACAATGGCACCGTCAAAATTCTGCAGAGCCATGGTCAGCGCCTGGCGCATTTCCAGATCGAGGTGGTTGGTAGGCTCGTCGAGCAAAAGCAGGTTGGGTTTCTGCCAGGCGATCACCGCCAGTGCGACCCGTGCCTTTTCTCCGCCAGAGAATGACCGTATCGGGCTCAGTGCCTGATCACCGTGGAAATCAAACCCCCCAGGAAATTACGAACCTTCTGTTCCGATGCCTTTGGCGCGAGCCGTTGCAGGTGCAGGAACGGGCTGGCGTCCAGGTCGAGCGATTCCAGCTGATGCTGGGCAAAGTAGCCGATGGCCAGGTGTTCTCCACAGGTTCGCTCACCCGACAACAGGGTACTTTCGCCCCGCAGCGCATCCATTAACGTGGACTTACCAGCGCCATTAGGGCCGAGCAGCCCGATCCGGCTACCCGGTAACAGGGTGATGTTAATCCTGTTCAGAATAGCGACATCACCGTGCCCGGCGCTCCCGTTTCGGATAGACAGCAAGGGGTTTGATACCTTCTCTGCCACCGGAAACTCAAAGCTGAACGGCGAATCCACATGGGCTGGCGCGATTTTTTCCATCCGCTCCAGTGACTTGACCCGGCTCTGGGCCTGCCGGGCCTTGGTTGCCTTGGCCTTGAACCGGTCGATAAAGCGCTGGATTTCAGCGATACGGGCCTGCTGACGCTCAAAGCCCGCCTGCTGCTGGGCCAGCCGCTCACTCCGCTGGCCCTCGAAGGCGGAATAGTTACCGGTATAAATTTCCAGTTTGCACTGATCAAAGTGCACAACATGCGTCGCAACCCGGTCCATGAAGTCCCGGTCATGGGAGATAAACAGGAGGGTCCCGGCGTAACGGCGCAGCCAGTTCTCCAGCCACAGGCACGCATCCAGATCCAGGTGGTTAGTGGGCTCGTCCAGCAAAAGCAGGTCTGACGGCCGCATCAGCGCCTGAGCCAGGTTCAGGCGTATGCGCCAACCACCGGAGAAAGCCGACACCGGACGATCCGCATCTTCGTCAGAAAACCCAAGTCCACGCAGCAGCATCTCGGCCCTGCGCGGTGCAGACCAGGCCTCATGCACATCAAGCTCGCCGTGAATTCGGGCGAGGGCATGATCATCCCCCCGGGCCTCGGCGCGGGCAAGTTCTGCCTCGAGACGGCGAAGATCAAGATCGCCATCGAGCACAAAGTCCCTGGCACTTTGCCCGGATGCCTCAAACTCCTGGGCCATGTGGGCAATGCGACAGCCCCCGGGGAGCGAGATACTACCCTGCTCCGGTGAAAGCCGCCCAAGCAAGAGCTGGAACAGGCTGGATTTGCCTGCGCCATTGGCTCCGACAATAGCCACTCGCTGGCCAGGTTGAACAGTCAGGTTGACGGATTCTAGCAACCAGACGCCACCCCGTTGTAAACTGAGATCGGTTATCGTTAGCATGTCTGTATTTTATCAACGTAAAGTTTTCAGGGAAGGCTCTGTTGTCATGTCGGTCTCGCCAGGAATTACCCCAGAGTCACCGACAAATTCCCTGGATTTACCGGAAAATCTGGAACCGGATAACCCTCTTTGGCGTTTTGCCCTGAAGGTTTGGCAAGATCCCGGAGCACAAAAAAACTGTCTGGCACTCCAACAGCAGGGCTGGAGCGTAACAAGAATTCTATGTGCCGGGTGGCTTGCACTGGACGGCAAGTCGTATACCGGCATTGAGGACGCTACGGTAACAGAGTGGCGCGACCGTGTAACCGGTGCTTTGCGTGCCGCTCGAAAATGGCTGCCTAAGGCCAATGCCGACTGCAGCGCACTGCGTGAAGGCATTGCAGGCCTGGAGCTGGAGGCCGAACGAATCGAGCTGGCACTGGCTTGGCACTGGCTGACCTATAAACCTCCGGAAGACAGCAATATGCAAGGATGCGACAAGCTAATCCGAAACAATCTCGAGGCCGCCGCCCCGTTGCCGGGTTCAATCCGGAATGCGGCACCTCAACTGAATGCACTGGCCAGCACGCTGGCCAACTTCCCAAAGGGAGAACCCCGGCCATGATAATGAAATGGCTTATCCGGCTCTCGTTCCCGGCACTCGGATTGCTGTTGTTACTGATTTTTTTCGGCCTCAGCGACCCGGAGCAGGTCGCCAAGCCAGTTGCTGATGAACAACAACCCGCAATCCCGGCCTTTGAAGGGCTGGTTCCCTCCCCGATCGCCACGGAAGGGCCCGATATTGTTTTCAAATGGCAGGATACCGATGGTAATTGGCACTACGCTGACCAGCCTCCGGAACACGGCCCCTGGAACACGTTGGCGATAGAGCGATCCGAGAAAGGGCTGAACGCCGATCGGCCATCGGACCCGGAAACGGACTGGCAATCCCCATACAGTGCGCCCTTCTCTCTGGGGCCATCTGCCGGCCGCAACGGCAGCTGACGGATCCGCCCACATTCTTAACACATGTTCAGTGGCATCTGCCGCCAGAACCCGTTACCTTCGGCGTTCTCAAAACCAAAATTCAGGGGGCAGAGCCCCTGCGAAGACGTTAAAGGATGAAGCAATGAAGAAAACACTGCTCGCACTGGCAATGACCGGCATGATTGCTGGCTGCTCCACACCACCGGAAGCCCCGGAACAGCCGAAACTTGAGTCCACTGACCAGAAAGTCAGTTACGGTATGGGCCTGGTTCTCGGTGAGCGCATGAGCAATGACCTTCCGGGCCTGGAGATGGATCAGTTCCTGCAAGGCATACAGCATGGTCACGCGGGTGACGACGAAACCAAGCGCATGAGCCGCGAGGAAATCCAGAAGGCGCTGATGACCTATCAGCAGCAGATGCAGGAAGAGCAAACCAAGCAGGTGGAAGAGCTGGCCCAGAAAAACAAGGAAGCTGGTGCTGCCTTCCTGGCCGAGAATGGCGCTCGCGAAGACGTCGAAACCACGGAATCCGGATTGCAGTATGAAGTTCTGGAAGCGGGCGATGGCGAAAAACCCGCTGCGACCGATACCGTCGAGGTTCACTACACCGGCGAATTACTCTCCGGTGAAGTATTTGACAGTTCCCGCGAGCGGGGCGAGCCGGTCACCTTTGCCCTGAACCAGGTCATTCCCGGCTGGACCGAAGGTCTGCAGCTGATGAGCGAAGGCGCACGCTACAAGTTCTACATTCCCTCCGAGCTTGCCTACGGCCCCGGCGGGAACCGCGCTATCGGCCCCAACGAAACGCTGGTATTCGACGTGGAGCTGCTGAGCGTTAACCCTCAGAGCGACGCGAACGCGGATTCAGAATAAGTAGCAGCAACGGACCATCAAAAAAGCCTCAGCCCGGGATGACCGGTGCTGAGGCTTTTTTTCTGCAATGATGTCAGACAGTCAGGCCGAGGCAACCTTGCTGGCGTGAACATTGTGGAGATGCTCAATCAGAAAATCTTCCATCTCGAAACGGGTTTCCAGCATCTCACCCAGTTTTGACAACTCACGAAACAAACCGTCGACGTCTTCTTCGGACAACTCACGACCATCCAGACGATCATTGAAGTTAAGAGCCACCTCTGTGGTCTGCTCAATGCGAGGATATACCTTGGCCGCCAGCTCCAGCCCGCCATCGTTAAACTCGCGTGCTTCCCGGACCAGTTGTTCGTAGATCTCAAAATGCCCGGTAGACACGTAATCCACCAGAACCTCGCACAGGCGCACGAACTTTCCCTTCAGGGCTTCAGTCTGTGAAAAGTCAGTTTCCCCGGACAGGTCGCAGTAGTGAACCAGGAGCTCCTGGCGTTCCTTGAGCCAACGATCGATAAGATCGCTCACGCCACCCCAACGCTCCCTGGCATTTCTGCAATTTTCCAACATGACGCCTTTTCTCCGTTTGATAGCCCGGAACTTCAGTCTCGGTTTTGATTCTTCTCAGATTGGATTCAAGTTACCCCATGCCACCCGTTGACCGCAACCGTTTCACCCGGCAATCCAGTCTCTTGCCCTTGGCTGGCGAAACAGCAGAGCCAGGCCAACAATCACCAGCAACGCGAAGAAGACCGCCGTCCAGCCGGGAATGCTGAGCCCCAGGAATCGCCAGACAACCTCGGCACAGTCACCGGTGCCCCGCAGAGCAGTCGACAACACCTCAAAAAACGGCAGTACTTCAAGCATATATTCTACCGAAGGACCACAGGCTGGCACCTGATCAGCAGGCAAACTCTGGAGCCAGAGCTGGCGCCCAGCCACTCCCAGTCCGGCCCCGGCAGTGACCGCCAGCAATCCGCCGTAGATCCGTATGCCAAAACCTTTGGGACCATGTAAAAACGCCAGCAGGCTGACCGCCCCCGCCCCCATGAACCCGAACCGCTGAAGCCAGCACAACGGACAGGGCTCCAGCCCCATGACATGCTCCATGTAAAAGGCAACACCAAGTAAGCCGGCACAAACCACGAAAATAAGCCCAAACACCCATCTGCTCGTCAAAAGAACACCTCGGAATCATGAATTGACACTGCATACTCGCACCGGGCCTGCTATTCTCGTTTTCGTACATCCGGTGGCCCTGCCGCTGATCCGTCACTAAACCCTAAACCATGATCAACTTCAAGCCTATGACACTTCAGCCAAAACCCGTTCTGACCCTGGCAATCCTTCTGTTATCACTGCTTTCACTTCCAGTGTTCGCGCAAGAAGGTGACTTGGAAGAAGAGGAAGCCGTTGAGGAAACCGGCGTGACCGACTACATCGCCATGGATCCAGCCTTCGTGACCCATGTCGGGAAACCGGACAACAAGGTGACCTATCTGAAGGCGGCAATCAGCCTGCGAGCGTCCAGCGCGACCACGCGGCCAGCGGTTGACGCCCATATGCCAAGACTGCGCCATGAGATGGTCATGCTGTTCGGTGAGCAAACAGACACCGATCAACTAACAAGTATGGAAGGGCAGCAGGCGCTCAGAGAAGAAGCAAAAAAGCGGATCAATCAGGTACTCGAAGAGCAGCAAACCGGGGAGGCCATCACCGGTGTGCTTTTTACGGAATTTGTCGTGCAGAAGTAAACGCGCGCGAACGGCGCTCAGGCGATCCTGGAAAACAGGTCGTCACCGGGTAAACGCTCCTGCTGCCGAGTGACCTGTTCCGCGTCATCCCAGCCTGCTTCCCAGGCAGCAATAACCACGTCGCCCCGGTATGGGCACCGGGCTTTGCCCATACCCATGGACGAAGCCATGTACCCCTGGCGGTAAGCCTTGTTCAGTGCTTCCACGTCCCAGCCAAGTTTGATATCTCTGGCCATGCCGGCTTCCCCCCTGTCCCTGTTGTTACAAAAACTAACAGCCGCCTCGGGAGCTGACAAACTTTTATTCAGTTTCTGTGAGTCAGGTCCGGAAGGGATGTGAGACACACCGGTCAGGAGGCCAGATAGTCCTTGAGAAACTCTCCGAAGGACTGCGTTTCGTTTTCTTCAATGCGTTTTTGTTCGGCCACCGACTCTGCTGTCATTGCGCGGAACGCCGCCAGTACGTCTGGGGCCAGTGTCTCCTGCCGGAGGGTCTCCTGGTGACGACGGGATACGTCCATCACCCACTCTCGATGCCCAAGTCCTGAGCTCCGCATAGCCTCCAGAACCTGCTCCGATGGAACTGCCCATACATCGGTACCAGAGAGTTTTTTATCTTGCTCGGCCAGAGCGTTACGGTAGGTCTCACCGCCGTTCCAGCCGTCCAGCAGTTCGGCCAACGGTTCCAGCTGATCCAGCAGCTCCCTGGCAGCATCCCCGACAGGGGTGCGATGACCGCTCCGGCACAGTGTCAGCTCCCGGTTGCGACCACGAGCAACAACATCTTTGTAATTATCATCCAGCCGCTCGCACTCGGCATCACCGATGCGCGGGCTGTCGGTGAGCAGGCAGTCAAGCAAAAACAGATCCAGGAAATCAATCTGGGCCTCATTGACGCCCACCGGTGAAAACGGATCCAGATCCAGGCACCGGACTTCGATATATTCGACGCCACGGGCTTCGAGGGCCTGAATTGGTTTCTCCTCGCGCTGGGTTGTTCGCTTGGGGCGAACCGCACTGTAGTACTCGTTTTCGATCTGAAGCACACTGGTGTTGATCTGGATAAACTTTTCGCCCTGACGGGCACCGATCGCTTCGTAGGCCGGCCAGGTAGTATGAATAGCCCGGTCCAGAGTCTGGGTATAGGTGCTCAGTTCGTTAAAACAAATGTTGAGTGAAGCCTGGGCATTATTGTGGTAGCCCAAGTCCCCCATACGCAAGGAGGTCGCTTCTTTTCCGTACAAGGTGTGGTCGTCAAAACGATCGAGGTCGTGGCGGACATTGGCCACAAAACTTGCATCCAGCGCAGGCGATGCACCGAACAACAGCATCAGCAGCCAGCTGCGCCGGCGGAAGTTTCGGATCAGCCAGAAATACTGATCTGATTTAAAATCTTTCAGGCTTTGCCCGTTTCCAAGCATTTCCTGCCATTTCCGCCAGAAAGCGTCCGGCAGGGAGAGATTGTAGTGCGCACCAGCGATGCTCTGCATCATGCGGCCATAGCGAACCGCCAGCCCTTGACGATAAACGTGCTTGAGGTGCCCGATATTGGATGAACCGTATTCGGCAATTGGAATACTGGGATCACCATCCAGTTCGCAGGGCATACTCGCTGCCCAGAACACTTCGTCACCCAGGTTCTGCTGGACAAAGCGGTGGGTGTTCCTCAGCGACTCCATCATTTCAGAGGTGCTTTTGAAAACGGGGGTAATCAGCTCCAGCAGGGACTCGGAATAATCCGTGGTAATCCTCGGGTGAGTCAGCGCAGAACCGAGGGCTTCGGGATGTGGCGTTTGGGCAATGAAGCCATTACGGTCAACCCGCAGGCCTTCCTTCTCGACCCCTTTCAGAAAGCCGTTCCAGTCACTGGCGGCAAACTGGCGAAAAACAGAATGGCGGGATTCAGCCATGATGCACTCCTGCTGCAGCCGGCGCTGCCTCGTGAGCGGCGCCGGCTGATGGAAAGATAGAAAACCGGTTAGCGGCTATCCTTGCGGGCCGAGGCCAGGGCTTGGGCCAGTGCGCCCGCCATGGCGCCTTGCTGTGTTTTTTGTCCGCTTCCGGACTGACGCGCGTTACGGCCGCCCGCTTTTTGCTCGGAACGGCTGCGCCCCGAACCGGCTGACTTGTTGTCAGCTTTCTCGCCAGGCTGGTCGTCCAGACGCATGGACAAGGCTATCCGCTTCCGGGGAATATCCACATCCATCACCTTCACCTTTACGATATCCCCTGCTTTCACCACTTCCCGGGGATCTTTCACAAAAGTATGGGACAGCGCCGAAATATGCACCAGCCCGTCCTGGTGAACCCCGATATCCACGAATGCCCCGAAATTGGTAACGTTGGTTACAGAACCCTCCAGAGTCATCCCCGGCTTCAAGTCACTCAGGGTTTCCACCCCCTCCTCAAAGCTGGCAAAGCGAAACTCCGGCCGAGGGTCCCGCCCCGGCTTCTCCAGTTCGGAGATAATGTCCTTTATAGTCGGCAAGCCGAACTGTTCTGTTACGTAATCCTGGGGATTCAGACCACGCAGAAACGAAGAATCACCAACGATGTCTTCCACATTTCGATGGTTCCCTGCCGCGATGGCTTCCACGACACCATAGGCTTCCGGGTGCACAGAGGATCGATCCAGGGGATTCTCGCCACCGGCAATGCGCAGGAAGCCCGCTGCCTGCTCGAAGGTACGGTCACCCAGCCGCGACACCTTCATTAGCTGTTTTCGGTTATGGAACAGGCCATTCTGGTTGCGGAAATCAACAATATTCTGGGCGATGTTCTGGTTGAGGCCGGACACCCGTGCGAGCAGCGGCACAGAAGCCGTATTCAGGTCGACGCCCACACCATTTACACAGTCCTCGACCACGGCATCCAGACTACGGGATAACTGGACCTGAGAGACGTCGTGCTGATACTGGCCGACACCGATAGACTTCGGTTCAATCTTCACCAGTTCCGCCAACGGGTCCTGCAGGCGGCGGGCAATGGAGACTGCACCACGAATGGTTACATCCAGATCCGGCAATTCCCTGGAGGCAAACTCGGAAGCAGAGTAGATGGAAGCGCCGGACTCACTAACCACAATGCGTGCGAGTTTCAGTTCCGGATAACGCTTGCACAGGTCGCCTACCAGCTTTTCCGTCTCCCTGGACGCTGTACCGTTGCCAATGGCTACCAGTTCGATCTTGTATTCACGACACCAGGCTGCCAGCTGTTCAATGGATTGATCCCA
This Marinobacter salinus DNA region includes the following protein-coding sequences:
- a CDS encoding flagellar basal body-associated FliL family protein; this encodes MTLQPKPVLTLAILLLSLLSLPVFAQEGDLEEEEAVEETGVTDYIAMDPAFVTHVGKPDNKVTYLKAAISLRASSATTRPAVDAHMPRLRHEMVMLFGEQTDTDQLTSMEGQQALREEAKKRINQVLEEQQTGEAITGVLFTEFVVQK
- a CDS encoding TIGR02444 family protein, which translates into the protein MSVFYQRKVFREGSVVMSVSPGITPESPTNSLDLPENLEPDNPLWRFALKVWQDPGAQKNCLALQQQGWSVTRILCAGWLALDGKSYTGIEDATVTEWRDRVTGALRAARKWLPKANADCSALREGIAGLELEAERIELALAWHWLTYKPPEDSNMQGCDKLIRNNLEAAAPLPGSIRNAAPQLNALASTLANFPKGEPRP
- the trxA gene encoding thioredoxin TrxA — protein: MSGNIVNVTDASFEQDVLQSDVPVLVDYWAEWCGPCKMIAPVLEEIADEYDGKLKICKLNIDENEQTPPKFNIRGIPTLMLFKNGNVDATKVGALSKSQLAAFLDSNL
- the gshA gene encoding glutamate--cysteine ligase: MAESRHSVFRQFAASDWNGFLKGVEKEGLRVDRNGFIAQTPHPEALGSALTHPRITTDYSESLLELITPVFKSTSEMMESLRNTHRFVQQNLGDEVFWAASMPCELDGDPSIPIAEYGSSNIGHLKHVYRQGLAVRYGRMMQSIAGAHYNLSLPDAFWRKWQEMLGNGQSLKDFKSDQYFWLIRNFRRRSWLLMLLFGASPALDASFVANVRHDLDRFDDHTLYGKEATSLRMGDLGYHNNAQASLNICFNELSTYTQTLDRAIHTTWPAYEAIGARQGEKFIQINTSVLQIENEYYSAVRPKRTTQREEKPIQALEARGVEYIEVRCLDLDPFSPVGVNEAQIDFLDLFLLDCLLTDSPRIGDAECERLDDNYKDVVARGRNRELTLCRSGHRTPVGDAARELLDQLEPLAELLDGWNGGETYRNALAEQDKKLSGTDVWAVPSEQVLEAMRSSGLGHREWVMDVSRRHQETLRQETLAPDVLAAFRAMTAESVAEQKRIEENETQSFGEFLKDYLAS
- a CDS encoding Tex family protein encodes the protein MNSISRRIAEELGVREQQVNATVALLDEGATVPFIARYRKEITGSLDDSQLRNLEDRLRYLRELEDRRSTILKSIEEQGKLTDELRASINEADAKNRLEDLYLPYKPKRRTKAQIAREAGLEPLADALYDDPTLDPETTAAAYLNKEAGIEDAKAALDGARSILMERFAEDAELLGSLRDLIWQEGQLKVSVIEGKESEGAKFRDYFDHVEPLKKVPSHRVLAILRGRNEGVLTYAIVVGDGEGDRRQPHPAEHRIAARWNIRDNDRPADKWLSEVVRWTWRVKLSTQIETDLMAQVRESAETEAINVFAANLKDLLLLAPAGPRPTLGLDPGLRTGVKVAVIDGTSQVVGHGAIFPHAPRNQWDQSIEQLAAWCREYKIELVAIGNGTASRETEKLVGDLCKRYPELKLARIVVSESGASIYSASEFASRELPDLDVTIRGAVSIARRLQDPLAELVKIEPKSIGVGQYQHDVSQVQLSRSLDAVVEDCVNGVGVDLNTASVPLLARVSGLNQNIAQNIVDFRNQNGLFHNRKQLMKVSRLGDRTFEQAAGFLRIAGGENPLDRSSVHPEAYGVVEAIAAGNHRNVEDIVGDSSFLRGLNPQDYVTEQFGLPTIKDIISELEKPGRDPRPEFRFASFEEGVETLSDLKPGMTLEGSVTNVTNFGAFVDIGVHQDGLVHISALSHTFVKDPREVVKAGDIVKVKVMDVDIPRKRIALSMRLDDQPGEKADNKSAGSGRSRSEQKAGGRNARQSGSGQKTQQGAMAGALAQALASARKDSR
- a CDS encoding FKBP-type peptidyl-prolyl cis-trans isomerase — encoded protein: MKKTLLALAMTGMIAGCSTPPEAPEQPKLESTDQKVSYGMGLVLGERMSNDLPGLEMDQFLQGIQHGHAGDDETKRMSREEIQKALMTYQQQMQEEQTKQVEELAQKNKEAGAAFLAENGAREDVETTESGLQYEVLEAGDGEKPAATDTVEVHYTGELLSGEVFDSSRERGEPVTFALNQVIPGWTEGLQLMSEGARYKFYIPSELAYGPGGNRAIGPNETLVFDVELLSVNPQSDANADSE
- a CDS encoding Rsd/AlgQ family anti-sigma factor, which translates into the protein MLENCRNARERWGGVSDLIDRWLKERQELLVHYCDLSGETDFSQTEALKGKFVRLCEVLVDYVSTGHFEIYEQLVREAREFNDGGLELAAKVYPRIEQTTEVALNFNDRLDGRELSEEDVDGLFRELSKLGEMLETRFEMEDFLIEHLHNVHASKVASA
- the ppx gene encoding exopolyphosphatase, yielding MTAASTAENGIPSSDVLAAIDMGSNSFHMVVARLVHGEIRTLEKMGEKVQLGAGLDQFNRLTDEAQERALACLSRFAQRLNGMPLEAVQIVGTNALRVARNASEFMARAEEVLGYPVEIIAGREEARLIYLGVSHTLSDDIGRRLVIDIGGGSTEFIIGQRFEPQVLESLHMGCVSFRNCYFPDGKITRRQMDKAITHAEQELLNIRQHYRSVGWQSAVGSSGSIKAIASVLASLKITDGTITLQGMQELRKRLVDMGKIEKLGELGVRSDRQSIFPAGFAILMGAFQSLGIQEMDFADGALREGLLYDIAGRIRHEDVRERTIFALQERYHVDQEHGAAVEATAVAAWQQVADAWGLRTVSDEEVLRWACRLHEIGLTISHSQYHKHGAYLLRYSDLPGFSQQFQRDLATLVRGHRRKFSAAIFDGADPEDKTRLRYLCVLLRLAVLIQHPRNMELPPDFNLQAQNRKLTVAFSEGWLDDRPLTLADLENEREYLAKQDIELEIVGV
- the rmf gene encoding ribosome modulation factor, producing MARDIKLGWDVEALNKAYRQGYMASSMGMGKARCPYRGDVVIAAWEAGWDDAEQVTRQQERLPGDDLFSRIA
- a CDS encoding disulfide bond formation protein B, with protein sequence MTSRWVFGLIFVVCAGLLGVAFYMEHVMGLEPCPLCWLQRFGFMGAGAVSLLAFLHGPKGFGIRIYGGLLAVTAGAGLGVAGRQLWLQSLPADQVPACGPSVEYMLEVLPFFEVLSTALRGTGDCAEVVWRFLGLSIPGWTAVFFALLVIVGLALLFRQPRARDWIAG